The Thermincola ferriacetica region AAAAATTCTCGCTCCCAAAATGCCAGAAATAACCAGACCCATGGCCAGGTTATACAGCATTTCCGTATCAATCCCTTTTCTTTTTGCTTCTCGGAGCGCAAAATAAAGGCCTACCAATACTCCCACGGCAATCATAAACCCGAAAGAGTAAATCTGGAAGGAGCCTATTTGAAACAGTACGGGTTTCATATCTCTACCCCCAACTTACTTGACCTTATCCATAACTTCCTTTACCAGGGCTTCCCGGTTACCTTCACCCTGGATAGCCACCCAGTAATTAATTTTGCCTTCCTGCCAGTAAAAGTGTTCCTGCCCCATGCCGTTAACCTTGATGACTTCCCGTCCGGCCAAAGTAACAGGCTCCCGACCGGTAAAGACCTGGCTGGCCGGTACTTTTTGGTCCATCTCCCTGAACAGTTGAGCCGCCTCTTCCACCGAAGAAGACACCGATAACCACAGGGTTATCCTGGTATTTGGTTTACCGTAAACCAGGATATAAGCGTTTACAACATTTATACTGGTGCGGTGCATTTTGCTTATAGCATCTATAGCAGTAGGACCTGACTGTTCCTGCATCTTTTTGGCGCCAAGCAGCTCATCGGGGATTCTTAGAACCCCCTGGCCCGAAAGGTCCCGGTCACCCTCACTCTGGTTGTACCCCGCCGGCCTGCCCTGGTCATATCCGGGCTGTCCACCCTGGTTTTCAACGGGGGCAAGGAACAGGGTCCAAACCAAAAAGCCGATGGCTGTCAGCATAACAGCAATTATTATGAGGTAAAGATTTTTCCTATGCATATTTTCCTCCTAACCCATAACATCTTCGGTAAAGAACCTGGGCTGCCAATCTTTAATCACGGACTCAGGCAGTACGATTTTATCACCCTCAACAGTATACTTCAATTCCTCGGGCGGGTATTTCACACAGCCGCCGGCCTCACCAAACAGGTCCGTATTCCTCCATCTTGTTCCACAGGCTACGCATACCAAACTGTCGTCTTGAAAATAAAATTCGGTGCCGTAACAGGGTTCGCAAATACTGGATGCCACAACAACTCTCCCGGCGGTCGTCAGGAAGGCCATGATAGGCATTTTCCCCTTAATTTGGCCGTAGAAGACATGTTCAGGATCACTATCCTTATATTCAAACCTGACTATCTTTTTATCTACGACCTCTGACAGGGGAATCATAATCTTTCCATCCTTTTGTTCTGCCTCAATCAAGGACATTTCTACTTTTTTACCTTTATAAGAGGGGGTCTCTTCCACAAAATAGTTACCCCCGTCATCACTTTTATAAGGCCCGCTGTTGGAATACCAAATGCCTCCCACAGCCAAAATAACTGCCATAACGGAGACAATGATGATTTTCTTCCTCTTTTTCCTGCTGGCCTCTATATATTCCTGCATAAACTTCTGTTTTTTATCTTCTCTCATGCCAATCATTCCCTTCCCATTTGGCGCTTGGCCAGGCTTTCCAGCTTACCCACTTCGCCTTCCAGACGGGTCAGTTTTCTTCCTGATGCAAATATGAACACTGATATAAGTAGCCAAATTATCGTATAAGCAACTGTCAAATACGCCATTTCCCCTCAGCTCCTTAAGTGTTTTTCTTATTTTGTACGTTCTGATTGCTAATTTCTTACCTCTGTTTCTTTCCTTCGATTTTTTCCTTTTTTCTACTTCTTATCTACTCCGGTTTCTTACCTGTAATTTCTTACTTCTTCCTTAAGCCGGTCAAACCTCTCTTCCAGCCTTTCAATCCGGTAAAGCCTCGGCATCAACCATCCGTACAGGGCTGTAAAGGCTGCCAGGCTAACCATCAGCGTAGTAAACATCTTCGGTGAAATTGCCATTCCGGAACTGTTTAAAATTTTAGGGTGAATAGTATTCCACCAGCTTATGGAGAACCAGACGATGGGAACATCGAGAAAACCGATTATTCCAAAAAGGGCGGAAAATCTTTCCCTTTTTTCTTTTTCATCAACGGTAACTCTGACCAATACGTACCCTGCATAGATAAACCATAATATAAGGGTTGTTGTCAGCCTTGGATCCCAGGTCCACCAGGCGCCCCAGGCTGATTTACCCCAGATAGGCCCTGTCAGGATAACAATTGTCGTGAAAAGCAGGCCGATTTTTGCTGAGGCGGCTGCCCACCAGTCCCATTTGGAATTACGCGTTTTCAGGTAGACAATGCTGGCGATGAACACTACGAAAAAGGCAAAGAAGGCTATCCAGGCCGATGCCACGTGGAAATAAAAAATCTTCTGTACCGGGCCCATTATCTTCTCATTAGGTACCCAGGCAAAAACAAGGTATATCGCAACTGCCATCAGCACAGTTGCCACTACACCAATTGCCTGTTCAATTTTGGCCAACATTTTTTACACCTCCACCAGGTAATCAAATAACAGCCACGGAACCACTAGGTATATCAGGTCAAAGGCGCCTACCAACTTTAACCATCCCAGCCACTCAGCGGCGGGCTGGCCATTTAACAAGGCCACTGATATTTCCACCGCTCCAATTACCAGTGGTACCAGTAAAGGAAACAGCAACACCGGTAGTAGCAATTCACTGTTCTTGGTATACGAAGTTAAAGCCGCTATAAAGACCCCTATCGAAGCAAAACCTGTAGTGACAAAAATAGCGACGATTGCAAACAGAAGTAGACTGCCTTCGGGTTTATATGAAAAAAGAAGCATTATTAATGGGAAGGTAACGGCTTCAACTGTTAAAAGCAGGACCACAGTTGTCATGGCCTTGCTCAGGAATATCATTCCCGGGCCGACCGCGAGGGTGAGTCCCGCCAGGCAACCGTTTTCTTTTTCAGGGGTAAAAGCCTTGTTCAGGCCTATGGTGCCGGCAAACACAAAGATAACCCAGATTATTCCCGGCACCCACATTTTAACCTCTTTGGCCGGTGGAAGGGCAAAATTAAGGATAAGGGTTGCCAACAGGACGAAAAGCAGTACCCCTCCCACCTGCTCCTTCCGCCGCAATTCACTCCGCAGGTCTTTCCAAATTAAAAGCCTTAACTGTCTGAACATAGAGATTTTTCACTTCCTTGGAGGGCCTCCTGATAAAGTTTCAAGACTTCCTCCGGGCTGTTCGGGCACTCTCCCAAGTAGGCTGGATGCCCCTTTTTCAGTATCAAAAGCCTGTCTACCAGGCCAAAAATATCGTCACAGGAATGGGTTACCAGAACCATAGCTTTACCATCGGCCTTCCACTGTCTTATAAATTCGCAGAGCAGCTTTAATCCGGCCTGGTCCAACCCTGTCTGGGGCTCATCGAGCAAAATTATTTCAGGGTCCTGCAGTAGAAGGCGGGCCATGGCCAGCCTCTGCTGCATGCCCCTTGAATACCTGCCCACTTCTTCGTCCCCATCCCATTCGAGACCCACTTTTTGCAAAACGTCTTCTATTTGGGCAGGGGTTATTTCCCGGCCTGTTATAGAACCATAAAAATACAGGTTTTCCTTGCCGGTAAGTGAACTGTACAGGTAAGTCTGGTGTGAAAGCATACCCATGGCGGGGCGCCCTTCATTTTTAACATTGCTCCCCTGCCATGTGACTTTCCCTTCCGAGGCTTTCATAAGCCCGGACAGTAGCTTAAGAAGGGTAGACTTGCCGGCCCCGTTAGGTCCCATTACAGCCATGATTTCACCCCGGGGAACCTGGAAACTGACAGGTCCCACCAAGTTGCGATGCGCTACATATTTTGCAAGTTCATGGGCTTCCAGCATGCTACCCCTCCTCGGTTATTGTGCATCCAGTTCTTCCTCAACAGCTTTTAACTTAATTTTTACTTCCCTTAAAAGCTCCCAGTAGGCCTTCTTTTTCTTCAGAAGCTCTCCATCGTCAGGATTATTCTCCAACTGTTCCTCTATCTTCACCAGGTTATTCAGCAGTTTTTTATGCCTTGCCTGTAATGAAAGGAACAGCTTGTGCAGTTTTTCTTCGTCTTCCTTCTCCCTGGCCTCTTTTACTCTTTTTCGGATATACAGGCTGGTAGCCACCAGGAAGGCCACAATCAAGACACCCAGGAACACCAGCCATAAATGGGGATTCGTATTGCGGAGCGGTGAATTGTACCAGCGGTTCAGATGCTCCGGGCTGTGAAAATCTATTTTTCCTGTAGGCGAAGTTTTGCTGACAATACCTCTACCTGTTGAGGCCTTTCCGCCCATGATAATCTCAAACTCAAGTCCTATGCCGCTGGGCACATTTTGTCCGCCAAATACCCTGAACTCCTTGGACTCCATATTCTGAACACCCAAGTCCTGCAGTTGCTTAGTTGATATACTGAGTTCATCGGTGGGAGCAAGGGCATAAAGAACCTCGTTGGCATAAACAAGCTGGGTGCTCAATACGGCTTTGCCACCGGTTACAGGAAGCTTATAAGTTAACCGTACTTCATTATTCCCCTTGGTCCACTTAAAAGGGGTTACTACTTTATCTCCGTTACGTTCCAGATTGTCAGCTTTAACAGGCTGCGGGGAACTCCCTTTATAAAGCAGGACCTCAACAGCATTATCGGGTACTCTCAGTTCAATATTGCCCTCAGGTGTGTCACCGGTAACATTCCATTGAAGCACCTCATCAACGGAAATATTACCATCCTGCCCTGTCTTAAACAGAAAGTGGTGCAGCTTAACTGCGGGAAGAGGGGCCTGCTGCGCCGCCAGGGCCAGGTTGGGGATAAGCAGCAGTACCATGGTAACAGCAAGAATTATTATATGCTTCTTCTTCAACTGTTTCCCCTCCCGGTTTTTAGACGTTTCAATTCCTCTTCAATCTCTTTATCGATGGCTTTTGTTGCTTTTTCACCACCGGCCCTGTTGTTCTCATCCCCATCCAGGGAAACTATATCTTCTTCTTCCTCTTCAAGGTACTCAACAGCCATCAGTTGGTATTTCTTTTTCAGGGCATGGTAATCATCTTCTGACAATTTCCCTGTGGAGTAGTCAAATTCTATTTCATTCAGTGTTGTCAACACTGCTTCCTTATCCATCTCTCCCAGACCGGCCAGTTCATCTTCCCACCACCGGGCCTGTGTAGCTTTAAAGTTGCGGCTGACCAAAGGCCATCCTACCCAGTAAATGATCAGACCCAGGGCGGCTATTTCCACTATCAAAAACAGGCTGTCCATTTATTTTCCTCCTTCCACGGAAAATTACCACCTTTTCCGCAGTTCCTCCTGTAATTTATCTTGGTATAGTTCCAGCTTTTCTTCCTGTAATTCTGAACTTTCCATTTCACTGTCATCTTCCTCAAGCCTGTTTGTAAAAACCCACTTGTCAACTACAGTATAGATCAGGATTCCACCGGCCAGGACAAAGATAAAAGGAGTAACCCAGGCCGTGATATTGAAACCCTTTGCGGGGGGAGCAGCCAAAACCTGCTCCCCGTAGATACTTACAAAATAGGCCAGAATTTCTTCTTTACTCCTGCCTTCGGCCATTTTCTGCTTGATAATTCCCCGCATATATTCAGCGGTGGAGTTTTCACAAGCGCTTACCAGCATACCGCAGGAGTCCTGGCAGACCAGCATGTCCTCCAGTTCCTTTTGCATTTTGGCTGCCTGCAACCCCGTTGGACCCCTGTTTTCAGCGGCAGTGGCAACCATGGTATTAGCGGTCAGGAGGAGTCCGATTATGCCAAGTAAAATCATCAACCTTTTTGCCACGGCTCTCAGCTCCTTTGAATATATTTACCGCCAACGGCACTGCCACGGCCGGGCCATAAGGCAAATATGGTGCCGAACACGGTAACCCAGCCGCCGATCCACATCCATTTAACCAGCGGGTTGATCAGGATTTTAAAGGTACTGGTACCCTGCTGATCCCAATCCGCCAAAATGAGGTAAAGGTCCTCATCATAACCGCTGTGAATGGCTACCTCCGTGGACGGGTTCGGGTGGGTCGGGTAGAATATCCTGGACGGCTCCATAATGCCAAGGTATTTATCACCCTTCCAAACTTCCAACTGGGCATAAACTTCGTCATTTTTACCCACCTTTCGTTCAGCCAGGCGGTCATATTTAATGTTATATTCCTGAACTTTTACCGATTCACCAAGTTTCAGTGACTTTGGCACCTGAACATCATAAGTGTGGGAACCAATGATACCAATCAGGATCAGAATCAGGCCAATGTGAATGATATACCCACCATACCTGCGGCGGTTTCTTATCAATAGTTTGCCCGCAGCCACCGGCATGGCTTCGCCCGTCAGCTTGCGTCTTGCAATTATGCCTTTTACAGTGTCATATATTGTGGCAGCAAGCGCAAAAAATGCTATGCTAAAGGCCAATACAGCCATTGGTTTCATGCCCATTATTATTGAAATCAGGGCAAAGACTGCCGTAGCTCCTACCGGAACCAGAAAATTCTTCATCAGATTGGCCATACTGGCTTTTCTCCAGGCGATTAACGGGCAGATACCCATCAGGAGGAAAAGAGCCAATCCTAAAGGCGCGTTAACCGCATTGAAGAATGGTATGGAAACGGTTATTTTCTTACCCGTTACAGCCTCTGATAAAATCGGAAACACAGTCCCCCAGAAGGTAGCAAAAGTGATACCCAGCAGAACCAGGTTGTTGAAAAGGAAACTGCTTTCCTTGGATATATATGATTCAAACTGTTTTTCTTCTTTCAACATGTGCAGCCGGTCAACCATCAGCCACAGGGAAGCTACTAGCGCACTTACCGTAAAGGCCAGGAAGAACTTGCCCAGGTCAGAGTTTCCAAAGGCATGGACGCTGGTCAAGATACCGCTGCGAACCAGGAATGTCCCGAACAGAGTCAGAACATAAGTGATAATAATCAGGAGAATGTTCCAGATCTTTAGCATGTTCTTACGTTCCTGGATCATAACTGAATGCAGGAAGGCGCTGCCCGTTAACCAAGGCATAAAGGATGCGTTTTCAACAGGGTCCCATGCCCAGTAACCGCCCCAGCCCAGTTCCACATAAGCCCATTGACCGCCTGATAAGTTACCTATGGTCAGGAACAGCCAGGCAATAACAGTCCATCTCCTGGTTACCTTAATCCATGCATCGTCAGTGGTTTTCAGGATTAATCCGGCCATAGAAAAAGCGAAGGGAATCAAGAATCCTACATAACCAAGATAAGTCGTTACAGGATGTATTACCATCCCCGGATTCTGCAGCATGGGATTAAGCCCCTGCCCCTCCGCCGGAGCAAAGGCCAGCTTTTCAAAGGGGTTGGTAACAAAGGCCATCATGAATAAAAAGAACGCTGCGTTAATCATCATAATTATGGCAACCCATGGGGTCATTTCTTTCAACTTATCGGCCCTTACAACAATAGCGGCATAAATGGCCAGCACCCATACCCAGAGGAGTAAAGAACCCTCATTACCGGCCCACCAAGCCGAAAGTTTATAGAAAAGGGGCAGGTCAGTACTGGTATAGGAATATACATATTTAATCGAGAAATCACTGACCGCCAATGAATATAACAGGGCTAAAGAAGCTATCGTTGTCAGCAGAGCAATCCCGTATACTGCGCCTTTTGCGCTGGTTTTCAAACGCTCATTGTCCGTCTTGATGGCCACCGCATTGGCAATTATGACATATAAAGATAACCCAAAGGCCAACATAAGGGACAAGTAACCTAAATCCGCTATCATGGTCCCTCCCCTTCCTAATTCGTATTTGGTAATAAATGCCGAACAGATCTATTTTTTGATTTTCTCGCCAGGGGCCGCACCAGGGGCAACTTTCTCTTCTTCGTATTTGGAAGGACATTTGACTAACAGCTTATCTGCCTGCAATACCCCTTTTTCATCAAACCTGCCCTCGACGATTACAGGGTATCCTGACTCAAAGTTATCGGGCATAACATCTCGGTATACAACAGGAAGTCTATTCTTTCCATCAGTAAGTTCAAATTTTAAAATAGGCACGGTGGAATCGTATTTTATCGTATCATTATCTACTTTAGATTCAATCTGTATAAAACCGGGATTTTCCCCGCGGGAATTTGCCGCCAGGGCTTGTGCTACAGTCATGTTTTCACCCGTTGCGTTCTGCATCCCGGCAGATATCAGGAGTCCAACAGCAATTACAGCTATACCGACAACCACTAAGGCTTTCTTGTTTTTCATACACCCATCTCCCCGTTATAACTACTCTTCATATTCTTCTTCGAGGTCAGCCAGCAACCGGAGGTAAGTTTCCTCGGAAATGGCGCCGTCAAGAAGCTGCTGCCTTAGTTTTTTCTTCTCTTCAACAAGCAACGGATTTTTCGCTCCTTTGGTCCGGTTGGCTTTAACTGCCTTTTTGGCCAACCGGTCAATCCTGTCGGCACGCTGCTTATCTTTGTTCTGCATTACGGCATAGGAAATGAAGCCACCCAGTATCAGTACCATAAACCCTGCCGGCACCCATATCTTGGCATCTTTAAAGCTTGAGGTAAACTGTACTCCCGACGCCTGTTGTTCCCCGCCGTTGTTGTTATTATTAACCTGCTTTTCAACTGACGGTTTGGGGTCTGCTTTTTTATATGATACATTAAGAGTAATCTTGTTGTTAGGAGTTTGGTTGCTGTAAACATAATTGTGGTTCACAAATCCGCCACTGTCGGTATTTGTACTGCTCGGCGCCGGGTCTATCTTAAAGTTTTCGGCTTTCAGCGGCTGCTGTACCGATACGGTCAGGCTATCAATTTTGTAACTGGGCTGGTAAGAGAAAGTGAATTTTTTGTCAACAGAACCTTCTATCGGGTTGTAATAGTACTCCAGGAATACCGGGTATTCTTCCCCAGGGGCAATTGACCTGGTAGTTTTCCAAGTCAGTTCAATCCAGTCACCCTTATCTTTTTGCTCATAAGGCTGGCAGCTATGGCCCCCATTGACAATTTCGCAGGCCATACCTATTTCCAGGTCTTTTCCTTTAGGGATGTTCCATTTAACTTCCCCTTTAAAGGGTGAATCGGAGGCATTGACCATAGTACCTTCCAAAATTACCAGCACCCTTGGGTCATCATATTCAGGCCAAACACTTACCTTTAAGTTCTTGAATTCCATTTGTTCGTCCCCTGCCCATGCGGCGGCAGGTATGAAACTCAATACCGTTACTAATACCAGGACGCTTGTTACTACCGGCCTAATTAATGTTTTAAAGATCCTTTGCATTTTTCTCCCCCCAAAATTTTGATTAAAAGGATGTTAGTTTGGCCAATACTTACAGCCGATCCCTCTACTACTAATCGTAGTATATTCCAGCAAAATAAATTACTACTTTTAGTAGTACTATGTCGAATTCATTGTACACTATTCCTGTAGGTTTAGCAATACTTTATTTAAAAAATATCAAATGAAAAAATTTTCTTGGATTTTGGGGCTTGTTTAACAAACTTCAATATAATATAATTTACATTGGTACTACGTTTTGTAGTATTATCTTTTTTTAGGAGGGTTATAAATGGGTAAAAAAAAGGGTACCACAAAAAAAGCCCGTTCCAGGCGAAATAATAAGCAAAAATTGATTCCCCTGGTTATTATGGCTATTGGAATTGTCGGACTTGCCGTCTGGATTGTCGCATCGGCAGCCAGGTCCGGTAGTGGCGCCGGTACGGGGCCGGCCGTGGCGGCCAAAGTGACGGACGGTGTCCAGGAAATTTCTATGGATCTCAGCCCTGCCGGTTACAGCCCTAATAATATTACCGTGAAAAAAGGCATTCCAGTAAAGATTAATACTAATGCCACAGCCGATGCCGGTTGTGTAAGGGGTATCATGATTCCTGATTTCAACATTAACGTAGCCCTTGATGTTGGTTCTGACTCCTTTACCTTTACGCCTGACAAGACAGGCACCTTTGAATTTACCTGTCAGATGAAGATGTCCAGGGGAACAATCACGGTTATTTAATAATTCCACCAAAATAATGGGGCTGTGATACTTCCACATGCATAACTATTGGGCAAATGATAATAAAAGCAAATCATTGATAAACTCCGAAAATGATGATAAATGCCCTTTCTTTTGTTAATTCAGCCGATTTTGATATTTGTCTTTTGAATAACCCGGTTCTATAATTAGCATAGTTACTACTTGTTGTAGTAAAGTTTTAAGTTAACATGAAGCCTGCTTTTTTTGCAGGTGATTTTTTACAATATTGTCTACTATCACGCGTAGTACTATCTGGATTCCTGATAGTTCAGGCCTATTCTGGTAATGTCAAACATTATGTTACAAAATTATCTGGTCTTTATATTATCAGGTATTCCAACTAAATAACCGATATGGAGGTGATGCAATAAGCACCAAAAAGGTTTTCGCCAACAAATTACTAAAAATCAAACTTATTGAGGAGGTCTTTCTTATGAAGAAGAAATTATTAACTGGTATCATAGCGGCAACATTGATGGTTGCTTTCGCCATTCCGGCTTTCGCAGCCATTTCCGACAGCCAGAAGAAAGAAATCAACAACCTGCTTGAACAAATTGCTTCTTTGCGTAAGCAAGTCGTCGAAAAGTATGTTGAAGCCGGTAAATTGACTAAGGAACAGGGCGAACAAATTAAAAAGAATATTGACCAAGCTACCAAATACCAGAAAGAGAACGACTTATTAGGACCCGGTTTCGGATGCGGCGGCCCGGGCATGATGGGCGGCTATAATATGATGGGCGGCTATAACATGATGGGTGGCTATAACGCCAATACCATTTAACTTTAGTTGAGTTGTACTTACAAAATAAATTATCCCCCACAAAAAAATAATACTTTATCTCTGTGCAGAGAGCCACAAAGGCTCTCTTTTTTTATCGAAAAAAATGAAAGAAAACAGGTGGTATACTTTCTTGGAAAATATACCACCTTAGCCTTGATTATTTCTTCAGGTCCTCAATCATCTGCCGGTATTGTTCTCTTGTAATTTCACCCTTTGCGTAGCGCTGGCGGAGGATCTCTTCGGCGCTGTCAGTATGTCCGGGGTATCCGTGCTCCCGCGGTCCATGACATGCTCCCAATCCTGCTCCCCGCAAGAACCTGGCAGCGACATAAAGTATTATTACCCAAAATACTATCTGTAAAATCATACCTATTCCCATCATCCACCAATCCCCTCCGACGTACGGACCGTAAAACCAGCGTCCCATCATAGTCTTGTCATCTCCTTAACAGTTTTGTTTCTTTTAATTTAACTCTTATTTTTGACCAAAACGAGGCAAAATTATGAACAATATGTGAAATTTATTAAAAACACTCCCCTATTTTCAAGGCCCCATAGCAGTAGTATAATAATTTTATAATTGTTATTGAGGAAGGAGAAGGCTCATTGATCTATAGAAAAGCAAAGATAACCGATGTGGAAGACATCCATGCCCTGCTGGCCCATTATGCCGGTGAAGGGTTAATGCTCGCCCGCCCCAGGTCAAAATTGTACGAAAGTATCCGGGAATTTTCAGTAGCCGAGAAAGATGGGAAAATTGTCGGCGCCGGCTCCCTGCACATCATCTGGGAAGACCTGGCTGAAGTCCGGGCACTGGCGGTAGCGCCGGAATACAGAGAAAAAGGCATAGGCAGGACCCTGGTCAACATTTTTTTGGAGGAAGCACGTAACCTTGGCATCCCTAAAGTTTTTACCCTCACTTACCAACGGGGTTTTTTTGAAAAATGTGGTTTTCGGCTTATTTCCAAGGACGTTTTGCCCCACAAAGTATGGAAAGAGTGTATTGATTGTCCCAAGTTTCCCAACTGCGACGAAAATGCCTTGGTCATAGATTTGTGAAATTCAGTTAGTCATACAAAAACGATGGAACTTTATTCCACCGC contains the following coding sequences:
- a CDS encoding Fe-S-containing protein — encoded protein: MREDKKQKFMQEYIEASRKKRKKIIIVSVMAVILAVGGIWYSNSGPYKSDDGGNYFVEETPSYKGKKVEMSLIEAEQKDGKIMIPLSEVVDKKIVRFEYKDSDPEHVFYGQIKGKMPIMAFLTTAGRVVVASSICEPCYGTEFYFQDDSLVCVACGTRWRNTDLFGEAGGCVKYPPEELKYTVEGDKIVLPESVIKDWQPRFFTEDVMG
- a CDS encoding CcmD family protein — translated: MAYLTVAYTIIWLLISVFIFASGRKLTRLEGEVGKLESLAKRQMGRE
- a CDS encoding cytochrome c biogenesis protein; the protein is MLAKIEQAIGVVATVLMAVAIYLVFAWVPNEKIMGPVQKIFYFHVASAWIAFFAFFVVFIASIVYLKTRNSKWDWWAAASAKIGLLFTTIVILTGPIWGKSAWGAWWTWDPRLTTTLILWFIYAGYVLVRVTVDEKEKRERFSALFGIIGFLDVPIVWFSISWWNTIHPKILNSSGMAISPKMFTTLMVSLAAFTALYGWLMPRLYRIERLEERFDRLKEEVRNYR
- a CDS encoding heme exporter protein CcmB, with product MFRQLRLLIWKDLRSELRRKEQVGGVLLFVLLATLILNFALPPAKEVKMWVPGIIWVIFVFAGTIGLNKAFTPEKENGCLAGLTLAVGPGMIFLSKAMTTVVLLLTVEAVTFPLIMLLFSYKPEGSLLLFAIVAIFVTTGFASIGVFIAALTSYTKNSELLLPVLLFPLLVPLVIGAVEISVALLNGQPAAEWLGWLKLVGAFDLIYLVVPWLLFDYLVEV
- the ccmA gene encoding heme ABC exporter ATP-binding protein CcmA, translating into MLEAHELAKYVAHRNLVGPVSFQVPRGEIMAVMGPNGAGKSTLLKLLSGLMKASEGKVTWQGSNVKNEGRPAMGMLSHQTYLYSSLTGKENLYFYGSITGREITPAQIEDVLQKVGLEWDGDEEVGRYSRGMQQRLAMARLLLQDPEIILLDEPQTGLDQAGLKLLCEFIRQWKADGKAMVLVTHSCDDIFGLVDRLLILKKGHPAYLGECPNSPEEVLKLYQEALQGSEKSLCSDS
- a CDS encoding cytochrome c-type biogenesis protein; amino-acid sequence: MAKRLMILLGIIGLLLTANTMVATAAENRGPTGLQAAKMQKELEDMLVCQDSCGMLVSACENSTAEYMRGIIKQKMAEGRSKEEILAYFVSIYGEQVLAAPPAKGFNITAWVTPFIFVLAGGILIYTVVDKWVFTNRLEEDDSEMESSELQEEKLELYQDKLQEELRKRW
- a CDS encoding heme lyase CcmF/NrfE family subunit — encoded protein: MIADLGYLSLMLAFGLSLYVIIANAVAIKTDNERLKTSAKGAVYGIALLTTIASLALLYSLAVSDFSIKYVYSYTSTDLPLFYKLSAWWAGNEGSLLLWVWVLAIYAAIVVRADKLKEMTPWVAIIMMINAAFFLFMMAFVTNPFEKLAFAPAEGQGLNPMLQNPGMVIHPVTTYLGYVGFLIPFAFSMAGLILKTTDDAWIKVTRRWTVIAWLFLTIGNLSGGQWAYVELGWGGYWAWDPVENASFMPWLTGSAFLHSVMIQERKNMLKIWNILLIIITYVLTLFGTFLVRSGILTSVHAFGNSDLGKFFLAFTVSALVASLWLMVDRLHMLKEEKQFESYISKESSFLFNNLVLLGITFATFWGTVFPILSEAVTGKKITVSIPFFNAVNAPLGLALFLLMGICPLIAWRKASMANLMKNFLVPVGATAVFALISIIMGMKPMAVLAFSIAFFALAATIYDTVKGIIARRKLTGEAMPVAAGKLLIRNRRRYGGYIIHIGLILILIGIIGSHTYDVQVPKSLKLGESVKVQEYNIKYDRLAERKVGKNDEVYAQLEVWKGDKYLGIMEPSRIFYPTHPNPSTEVAIHSGYDEDLYLILADWDQQGTSTFKILINPLVKWMWIGGWVTVFGTIFALWPGRGSAVGGKYIQRS
- a CDS encoding cytochrome c maturation protein CcmE, whose amino-acid sequence is MKNKKALVVVGIAVIAVGLLISAGMQNATGENMTVAQALAANSRGENPGFIQIESKVDNDTIKYDSTVPILKFELTDGKNRLPVVYRDVMPDNFESGYPVIVEGRFDEKGVLQADKLLVKCPSKYEEEKVAPGAAPGEKIKK
- a CDS encoding cupredoxin domain-containing protein, which translates into the protein MGKKKGTTKKARSRRNNKQKLIPLVIMAIGIVGLAVWIVASAARSGSGAGTGPAVAAKVTDGVQEISMDLSPAGYSPNNITVKKGIPVKINTNATADAGCVRGIMIPDFNINVALDVGSDSFTFTPDKTGTFEFTCQMKMSRGTITVI
- a CDS encoding YckD family protein, coding for MKKKLLTGIIAATLMVAFAIPAFAAISDSQKKEINNLLEQIASLRKQVVEKYVEAGKLTKEQGEQIKKNIDQATKYQKENDLLGPGFGCGGPGMMGGYNMMGGYNMMGGYNANTI
- a CDS encoding SHOCT domain-containing protein, whose product is MMGRWFYGPYVGGDWWMMGIGMILQIVFWVIILYVAARFLRGAGLGACHGPREHGYPGHTDSAEEILRQRYAKGEITREQYRQMIEDLKK
- a CDS encoding N-acetyltransferase: MIYRKAKITDVEDIHALLAHYAGEGLMLARPRSKLYESIREFSVAEKDGKIVGAGSLHIIWEDLAEVRALAVAPEYREKGIGRTLVNIFLEEARNLGIPKVFTLTYQRGFFEKCGFRLISKDVLPHKVWKECIDCPKFPNCDENALVIDL